A region of Mesorhizobium sp. AR02 DNA encodes the following proteins:
- a CDS encoding sensor histidine kinase has protein sequence MFQPIANIEDAQTLAQAIVNTITEPFLVLDEKFRVLAASRSFYKTFEVDPAQTQGSLLYALGDGQWDIPALRLLLETIIPEKTAMDGFEVEHDFPRIGRRTMLLNARKVLYDHSSAITILLAFNDITARRVIEREKEELLKRTEDLLNQKDVLLREMEHRVANSLQIIASILLLKARSVTSEETRQHLKDAHQRVLSVAEVQRHLHTSVGIDEIDVGSYLSKLCGSLATSMVGEAQPIEVTVTTEGGRMDSQKAVSLGLIVTELVLNAIKYAFPKEKDGARIQVSYETAGSDWKLTVSDNGVGKVANDVPATGLGTAIVEALVKQLEAKVEVISDNDGTSVSVTRATFTSRVPRAA, from the coding sequence ATGTTTCAACCCATTGCGAATATCGAGGATGCGCAGACGCTGGCGCAGGCGATCGTCAACACGATCACCGAGCCGTTCCTGGTCCTCGACGAGAAATTTCGCGTGCTGGCTGCCAGCCGCTCCTTCTACAAGACATTCGAAGTCGACCCCGCGCAGACCCAGGGCTCGCTGCTCTACGCGCTCGGCGACGGCCAGTGGGATATTCCGGCACTTCGCCTGCTGCTGGAGACGATCATTCCCGAGAAGACCGCCATGGACGGCTTCGAGGTCGAGCATGATTTCCCGCGCATCGGCCGCCGCACCATGCTGCTCAATGCCCGCAAGGTGCTTTACGACCACAGTTCAGCGATCACCATCCTTCTCGCCTTCAACGATATCACCGCCCGTCGGGTGATCGAGAGAGAGAAGGAGGAGCTGCTCAAGCGCACCGAAGATCTGCTCAACCAGAAAGACGTGCTGTTGCGCGAAATGGAGCACCGGGTTGCCAACAGCCTGCAAATCATCGCCAGCATCCTGCTGCTGAAGGCGCGCTCGGTCACCTCGGAAGAAACGCGCCAGCATCTCAAGGACGCCCATCAGCGCGTCCTATCCGTGGCCGAAGTGCAGCGCCATCTCCACACCTCGGTCGGCATCGACGAGATCGATGTCGGCTCCTACCTTTCGAAACTGTGCGGCAGCCTCGCCACTTCGATGGTTGGCGAGGCCCAGCCGATCGAAGTCACCGTTACGACCGAAGGCGGCAGGATGGATTCGCAAAAGGCAGTCAGCCTCGGACTGATCGTCACCGAACTGGTGCTCAACGCCATCAAATATGCCTTCCCCAAGGAAAAGGACGGTGCTCGGATCCAGGTGAGCTACGAGACCGCCGGCAGCGACTGGAAACTGACGGTTTCGGACAATGGCGTCGGCAAGGTCGCCAACGACGTGCCGGCCACTGGCCTTGGAACAGCCATCGTGGAGGCGCTGGTGAAACAGCTCGAAGCCAAGGTGGAAGTCATCAGCGACAACGACGGCACAAGCGTCTCGGTCACCCGGGCAACGTTTACCTCACGAGTGCCGCGCGCGGCGTAA
- a CDS encoding GntR family transcriptional regulator, with translation MKRRAVQLSPGTGKPEQIATVLEHEIRSGVLGFGDRLQSENELVQRFSVSRNTVRKGLEELSSRGLITTKVGIGSFVTFDGKPVDDSIGWSRALANAGANAETRTLRLEVIEDADLAALLEIESPFFIAVDRVRTNASDGHAISIERSRLPLSPELEDVPLRGLREGSLHQTLRGAGLIPDHGEEWVGIEMLNAEDAAILGCPQGTPFLRGRRLTRAADDRPIEYVTSLLNPAHFALHMRF, from the coding sequence ATGAAGCGGCGCGCAGTTCAACTGTCTCCCGGCACGGGCAAGCCCGAGCAGATCGCCACCGTTCTGGAGCATGAAATCCGCTCCGGCGTTCTCGGCTTCGGCGACCGCCTGCAAAGCGAGAACGAGCTCGTCCAGCGCTTCTCCGTCAGCCGCAACACGGTCCGCAAGGGCCTCGAGGAACTGTCCAGCCGCGGGCTGATCACCACCAAGGTCGGCATCGGCTCCTTCGTCACCTTCGACGGCAAGCCGGTCGACGATTCGATCGGCTGGTCACGGGCGCTTGCCAATGCCGGTGCCAATGCCGAGACCCGGACGCTGCGGCTGGAGGTCATTGAAGACGCCGATCTCGCTGCCTTGCTGGAGATCGAAAGTCCGTTCTTCATCGCTGTCGACCGGGTGCGCACCAATGCCAGCGACGGCCATGCGATCTCCATCGAGCGCAGCCGCCTGCCGCTGTCACCGGAGCTGGAGGATGTGCCGCTGCGCGGCCTGCGCGAAGGGTCGCTGCACCAGACGCTGCGCGGCGCCGGCCTTATCCCCGACCATGGCGAGGAATGGGTCGGCATCGAGATGCTCAACGCCGAGGATGCCGCCATCCTCGGTTGCCCGCAAGGCACGCCCTTCCTGCGCGGCCGCCGGCTGACGCGTGCGGCCGACGACCGGCCGATCGAATATGTCACCAGCCTGCTCAATCCCGCGCATTTCGCGCTGCATATGAGGTTCTGA
- a CDS encoding ADP-ribosylglycohydrolase family protein, producing the protein MPDNTMLDRAMGALGGGALGDALGMPTQLLSPARIAELYGHVEDFIAPFADHPVSKGLLAGTITDDTEQALLLGRILVESGERFDHARWVNALLDWEREVKARGSYDLLGPSTKRAIDAINNGVPAEEAGRSGDTNGAAMRIAPVGIMMPLEPLDTFVAKVAETCRATHNTSIAIASAAAVAAAVSRGVAGGDWRAASDSAIAAARRGATLGHWVTGGDIAARIVWAQDLVRGKVMRDAIRLITDLVGTGVASQESVPAAFAVLEIAGGDPWQAAVISANLGGDTDTIGAIAAGMAGACTGFSQLPRDRVAGLKGIDMADVQALAADLVAARMSKGRADETGPSKASPGKDAAA; encoded by the coding sequence ATGCCGGACAACACCATGCTTGATCGCGCCATGGGCGCGCTTGGCGGCGGGGCGCTGGGAGACGCGCTCGGCATGCCGACGCAACTTTTGTCGCCGGCCCGCATTGCCGAACTTTACGGCCATGTCGAGGATTTCATCGCGCCCTTCGCCGACCATCCGGTGTCGAAGGGACTGTTGGCCGGCACCATCACCGACGATACCGAACAGGCGCTGCTGCTCGGCCGCATCCTGGTTGAGTCCGGCGAGCGTTTCGATCATGCGCGCTGGGTCAATGCGCTGCTCGACTGGGAGCGCGAGGTCAAGGCACGCGGCAGCTACGATCTTCTGGGGCCGTCGACCAAGCGCGCCATCGACGCCATCAACAATGGCGTGCCAGCCGAGGAAGCGGGACGCAGCGGCGACACCAATGGCGCGGCCATGCGCATCGCGCCGGTCGGCATCATGATGCCGCTGGAGCCGCTCGACACGTTCGTCGCCAAGGTGGCAGAGACTTGCCGGGCGACGCACAACACCTCGATCGCCATAGCATCGGCCGCCGCCGTCGCGGCCGCCGTCAGCCGCGGTGTTGCCGGGGGTGACTGGCGCGCCGCCTCCGACAGTGCCATTGCTGCGGCGAGGCGAGGGGCGACGCTTGGCCATTGGGTGACCGGCGGCGACATCGCCGCGCGTATCGTCTGGGCGCAGGATCTGGTGCGCGGCAAGGTGATGAGGGATGCAATCCGGCTGATCACGGATCTGGTCGGCACCGGCGTCGCCAGCCAGGAATCGGTTCCGGCTGCCTTCGCCGTGCTGGAAATAGCCGGCGGTGATCCCTGGCAAGCGGCGGTCATCAGCGCCAATCTTGGCGGTGACACCGACACGATCGGCGCCATCGCAGCCGGCATGGCCGGCGCCTGTACCGGTTTTTCGCAGTTGCCAAGGGATCGCGTCGCCGGCCTCAAGGGCATCGACATGGCAGACGTTCAGGCGCTGGCGGCCGATCTTGTGGCAGCGCGGATGTCCAAGGGCCGCGCAGACGAGACCGGCCCAAGCAAAGCCAGCCCAGGCAAGGACGCGGCGGCATGA
- a CDS encoding PfkB family carbohydrate kinase, with amino-acid sequence MSGRLVHIGSAVVDYVYRIDALPAPGTEKTASSFAQVAGGGFNMMVAATRTGMTVVFGGQLGSGPNGDFLRAAFAAEGIDTLTPPSLVMDSGNCVAMISSDAERTFVSWPGAESVLSLAMMAPISVAPGDWVFTSGYTLSYPHSRDALTDWIEALPPQTPFVFDPTPIISDIPRAILSRVLGRTTWLSCNATEAAEIAGPGDAESLAARLLAEHCPQAAGVVIRSAAKGCHIRLADGMAQTIAGFKVDAIDTNGAGDTHIGAFVGALARSVPPFEAARYANAAAAISVTRHGGSSAPTDAEIQTFLSQAAATGTPGQTKKAHQTA; translated from the coding sequence ATGAGCGGGCGCCTCGTCCATATCGGCAGCGCGGTGGTCGACTATGTCTATCGCATCGATGCCTTGCCGGCACCGGGCACCGAGAAGACGGCGTCGAGCTTTGCCCAGGTCGCCGGCGGCGGCTTCAACATGATGGTCGCGGCCACACGCACCGGCATGACAGTGGTGTTCGGCGGCCAGCTCGGCAGCGGACCTAATGGTGATTTCCTGCGCGCCGCCTTCGCCGCCGAGGGCATCGACACGCTGACGCCGCCATCGCTTGTGATGGACAGCGGCAATTGCGTCGCGATGATCTCGAGCGATGCCGAACGTACTTTCGTGTCGTGGCCAGGTGCTGAAAGTGTGCTTAGCCTCGCCATGATGGCGCCGATATCGGTGGCGCCGGGTGATTGGGTGTTCACCTCAGGCTATACGCTGAGCTATCCCCACAGCCGCGATGCGCTCACTGACTGGATCGAGGCGCTGCCGCCGCAAACCCCTTTCGTCTTTGACCCGACGCCGATCATTTCAGACATTCCGCGCGCCATCCTGTCGCGTGTGCTTGGCCGCACCACATGGCTGAGCTGCAACGCGACGGAAGCCGCCGAGATTGCCGGCCCTGGTGATGCCGAGAGCCTCGCGGCGCGGCTGCTTGCCGAGCATTGCCCGCAGGCCGCCGGTGTCGTCATCCGCTCCGCCGCCAAGGGCTGCCATATCAGGCTGGCCGACGGCATGGCGCAGACCATCGCCGGGTTCAAAGTCGATGCCATCGACACCAATGGCGCCGGCGACACCCATATCGGCGCTTTCGTCGGTGCGCTGGCGCGCAGTGTGCCACCCTTCGAGGCGGCGCGCTACGCCAATGCGGCGGCGGCCATTTCGGTCACCCGCCATGGCGGTTCATCGGCGCCGACCGATGCAGAAATCCAGACTTTCCTGAGCCAGGCTGCCGCGACCGGCACGCCGGGCCAGACAAAGAAGGCCCATCAGACAGCCTGA
- a CDS encoding ABC transporter substrate-binding protein produces the protein MRMPRLTALLTATAVFTTALTLAASAAEVHVLNWKGYGADEPWAIAAFEKATGNKVVNDFFNSEQEMLTKIRTNPGLYDVVMINAAFNDQAMAEKLIQPIDTSKLPNYADISKDKAGSPMLDHDGKVYGVPWVWGLTALAINEKSFDKPPTSIAEMWDPAHKGRVVIRDDAVEAVQFGAIATGQNINDIKDMDAVKTKLTSLMPQIKTFWSSENDWNQMVASNQIDIGTYWSGSADRAKTHFKLPVSLVIPQEGAVAWLDAFSIPAGSKNVEGAQAFINWMIDPKFYVEWVTKVGAPVSANIKAVEALPEDAFNRKVMGDPEVAKRIQFQAPITDAQREAYLALWQQLKVDVK, from the coding sequence ATGCGCATGCCAAGACTGACTGCTCTCTTGACGGCGACCGCCGTCTTCACCACCGCACTCACGCTGGCCGCCAGTGCCGCCGAAGTGCATGTGCTCAACTGGAAAGGCTATGGCGCCGATGAGCCCTGGGCTATCGCGGCGTTCGAGAAGGCGACCGGCAACAAGGTCGTCAACGACTTCTTCAATTCCGAACAGGAAATGCTGACCAAGATCCGGACCAATCCGGGGCTTTACGACGTGGTCATGATCAACGCCGCCTTCAACGACCAGGCGATGGCGGAAAAACTGATCCAGCCGATCGATACCTCGAAACTGCCGAACTATGCCGACATCAGCAAGGACAAGGCCGGCTCGCCAATGCTCGACCATGACGGCAAGGTCTATGGAGTGCCGTGGGTGTGGGGCCTGACGGCGCTCGCCATCAACGAAAAGTCCTTCGACAAGCCGCCGACGTCGATCGCCGAAATGTGGGACCCTGCCCACAAGGGCCGCGTCGTCATCCGCGACGACGCCGTCGAGGCGGTGCAGTTCGGCGCCATCGCCACCGGCCAGAACATCAACGACATCAAGGATATGGATGCGGTCAAGACGAAGCTGACCTCGCTGATGCCGCAGATCAAGACGTTCTGGAGCTCGGAGAACGACTGGAACCAGATGGTCGCCTCCAACCAGATCGACATCGGCACCTATTGGAGCGGTTCGGCCGACCGCGCCAAGACGCACTTCAAGCTACCGGTTTCGCTGGTCATTCCGCAGGAGGGCGCCGTCGCCTGGCTCGACGCGTTCTCGATCCCTGCAGGTTCGAAGAATGTCGAAGGTGCGCAGGCCTTCATCAACTGGATGATCGACCCGAAATTCTATGTCGAATGGGTCACCAAGGTCGGCGCTCCGGTTTCCGCCAACATCAAAGCGGTGGAGGCGTTGCCCGAGGATGCCTTCAACCGCAAGGTGATGGGTGATCCCGAGGTCGCCAAGCGCATCCAGTTCCAGGCGCCGATCACCGACGCCCAGCGCGAGGCCTATCTGGCGCTCTGGCAGCAGCTCAAGGTCGACGTGAAGTAA
- a CDS encoding ABC transporter permease translates to MAAQGATASRSGLKSALPLLAPAYLWLTVAIFLPLSAMVFFSFMTELPLSGKPWAFTLGNYAAFFSQSLYLTLLLASLRLGLEVTLWCIVIGYPAAYVLAKVLKGRSREAIFLLVILPFWSNGLVRIFSWAMVLREGGILDTALNAVLPFKINIDLMYSYPAVIIGLVHSYVPYMVLTCYLTLQAIDDSLIEAGRSLGASRLQVLKRVIIPLSMPGLVAGAALIFVPVVGSFMEPRILGGRTGTFYGTVIEDQFVAVFNWPLGAALSFILLAVVLVILAIASPVLRRAA, encoded by the coding sequence ATGGCAGCACAAGGCGCGACCGCATCGCGCAGCGGGTTGAAATCGGCTCTGCCGCTGCTGGCGCCGGCCTATCTCTGGCTGACGGTGGCGATCTTCCTGCCGCTCTCGGCCATGGTCTTCTTCTCCTTCATGACCGAGCTGCCGCTGTCGGGAAAGCCGTGGGCGTTCACGCTTGGCAACTACGCCGCCTTCTTCTCGCAGAGCCTTTATCTGACACTGCTGCTCGCCTCGCTGCGCCTCGGCCTCGAAGTGACTTTGTGGTGCATCGTCATCGGCTATCCCGCTGCCTATGTGCTTGCCAAGGTGCTGAAGGGCCGTAGCCGCGAGGCGATCTTTCTGCTCGTCATCCTGCCGTTCTGGTCGAACGGGCTGGTGCGCATCTTCTCCTGGGCAATGGTGCTGCGCGAAGGCGGCATCCTCGACACCGCGCTCAATGCGGTGCTGCCGTTCAAGATCAACATCGATCTCATGTATTCCTACCCGGCCGTCATCATCGGCCTGGTGCACTCCTACGTACCCTACATGGTGCTGACCTGTTATCTCACGCTGCAGGCGATCGACGACTCGCTGATTGAGGCCGGGCGATCGCTCGGCGCCTCACGACTGCAGGTGCTGAAGCGGGTGATCATCCCGCTGTCGATGCCTGGCCTGGTGGCGGGGGCGGCACTGATCTTCGTTCCCGTCGTCGGCTCGTTCATGGAGCCGCGCATCCTCGGCGGCCGCACCGGCACCTTCTACGGCACGGTGATCGAGGACCAGTTCGTCGCGGTGTTCAACTGGCCGCTGGGTGCCGCGCTCTCCTTCATCCTGCTGGCCGTGGTACTGGTCATCCTGGCGATTGCCTCGCCAGTGCTGCGGAGGGCTGCGTGA
- a CDS encoding ABC transporter permease, which yields MMITRILEGLGRLYIGLLLAFLYLPIIIMALMSFNVSPFYQLPFEWTTEWYASLWQNDQLIAATWNSLEIAVITTIICVVLGSAASLALYRYEFRGKKVLQALLFPPIAIPWLITGTAMLIFFFGVGIGRGLFAILLGHVALALPYVIVVVSARLQTFAPELEEAARSLGANQWQVTMRVTLPWIMPGVIAGGLFAFAVSFDQFVVSYFLATPGQTTLPVEIYAAIRKGFTPEINAVSTIIIVVSMALMLLTARFFKFGGEK from the coding sequence ATGATGATCACTCGCATCCTGGAAGGACTTGGCCGGCTCTACATCGGACTGCTGCTCGCCTTCCTCTACCTGCCGATCATCATCATGGCGCTGATGTCGTTCAACGTTTCGCCCTTCTACCAATTGCCGTTCGAATGGACGACGGAGTGGTATGCCTCGCTGTGGCAGAACGACCAGCTGATCGCGGCCACCTGGAATAGCCTTGAGATCGCCGTCATCACCACCATCATCTGCGTGGTGCTCGGCTCGGCGGCGTCGCTGGCGCTTTATCGCTATGAATTCCGCGGCAAGAAAGTGCTGCAAGCGCTGCTGTTCCCGCCGATCGCCATTCCGTGGCTGATCACCGGCACGGCAATGCTGATCTTCTTCTTCGGTGTCGGCATCGGGCGCGGCCTGTTCGCCATCCTGCTCGGCCATGTCGCGCTGGCGCTGCCCTATGTCATCGTCGTCGTCTCGGCCCGGCTGCAGACCTTCGCGCCGGAACTGGAAGAGGCGGCGCGTTCGCTCGGCGCCAACCAATGGCAGGTCACAATGCGGGTGACGCTGCCCTGGATCATGCCGGGCGTCATAGCCGGCGGGCTGTTTGCGTTCGCCGTGTCGTTCGACCAGTTCGTCGTCTCCTATTTCCTGGCGACGCCGGGCCAGACGACGCTGCCGGTCGAAATCTACGCCGCGATCCGCAAGGGTTTTACGCCCGAGATCAATGCGGTCTCGACGATCATCATTGTCGTGTCGATGGCGCTGATGCTGCTGACGGCGCGGTTCTTCAAATTCGGCGGAGAGAAATAA
- a CDS encoding ABC transporter ATP-binding protein, which translates to MAGVQVSNVSRSFGAHKALDDVSIDFADGGFYALLGPSGSGKTTLLRQIAGFDFPDSGRISIGGESVERVPVEKRRIGMVFQNYALFPNMSVADNVAFGLSVRGEAKAVIATEVQRALDLVQLGKLGGRRPHQLSGGQRQRVALARAIVTKPRVLLLDEPLGALDKALRVDMQIELKRIQREIGITTIFVTHDQEEALTMSDRIGILRDGRLVQEGPPEEIYDRPKSEFAATFLGDANIFRGDSTGNGIRLPDGTAIAAGAGATLAAGAKASCAVRPERIRIATDGGASDAANANMLKGQVSKRIFAGNNSTYFVERAGQTLKVIVQNTGADRLAEGQDVVLRWSPESTVLIAAG; encoded by the coding sequence ATGGCCGGCGTGCAGGTATCGAACGTCTCGCGCAGTTTTGGCGCACACAAGGCGCTGGACGATGTCTCCATCGATTTCGCCGATGGCGGCTTCTATGCGCTGCTCGGACCGTCGGGCAGCGGCAAGACCACGCTGCTGCGCCAGATCGCCGGCTTCGACTTTCCAGATAGCGGCCGTATTTCCATCGGTGGCGAAAGCGTCGAGCGGGTGCCGGTCGAAAAGCGGCGCATCGGCATGGTGTTCCAGAACTATGCGCTGTTTCCCAATATGAGCGTCGCCGACAATGTCGCCTTCGGCCTTTCGGTGCGCGGCGAGGCCAAGGCGGTGATTGCCACCGAAGTGCAGCGTGCGCTCGACCTCGTGCAATTGGGCAAGCTCGGCGGCCGCCGGCCGCACCAGCTCTCTGGCGGCCAGCGCCAGCGCGTCGCGCTGGCCCGCGCCATCGTCACCAAGCCGCGCGTGCTGTTGCTCGACGAGCCGCTCGGCGCGCTCGACAAGGCACTGCGCGTCGACATGCAGATCGAGTTGAAGCGCATCCAGCGCGAGATCGGCATCACCACCATCTTCGTCACCCACGACCAGGAAGAAGCGCTGACGATGAGCGACCGCATCGGCATCTTGCGCGATGGTCGACTGGTGCAGGAGGGGCCGCCGGAGGAAATCTACGATCGGCCGAAAAGCGAGTTCGCCGCGACTTTCCTCGGCGACGCCAACATTTTTCGCGGTGACTCGACGGGTAATGGCATCAGGCTGCCCGATGGCACCGCGATCGCTGCCGGCGCGGGCGCGACGCTTGCCGCCGGCGCCAAGGCCAGCTGCGCCGTGCGGCCCGAGCGAATTCGCATTGCCACTGATGGCGGAGCCTCCGATGCGGCCAATGCGAACATGCTGAAGGGCCAGGTGTCCAAGCGCATCTTCGCCGGCAACAACAGCACCTACTTTGTCGAGCGCGCTGGCCAGACGTTGAAGGTCATCGTGCAGAACACCGGTGCCGACAGGCTGGCGGAGGGGCAGGATGTGGTGCTGCGCTGGTCGCCGGAGAGCACGGTGTTGATCGCTGCGGGTTAA